A region from the Streptomyces lydicus genome encodes:
- a CDS encoding GntR family transcriptional regulator, whose translation MAREIIRHNAIYMQVADQLAQAITAGEYEAGSKLPSETELMETYGISRPTARAAVSELRTMGLVESRHGRGSFVRPQSAPTSALARTITRSGKRYGVPELEAKEQPCVTRVHVLGTHAELLQRREEDADDAFSADHLMTNPDTGARISHRVIIPLDVASEAPALAERPDAPVADLYAHLAEAGHALTWQEFVTARTPLPDEREVLGLTDASPILITYRVTYGTDDRPLLCEELHTAAARSRLVYRITPEKTPAKRPRPAKS comes from the coding sequence ATGGCGCGCGAGATCATCCGTCACAACGCGATTTACATGCAGGTCGCCGACCAGCTAGCGCAGGCCATCACGGCAGGTGAGTACGAGGCCGGAAGCAAGCTTCCAAGTGAGACGGAACTCATGGAGACCTACGGGATCAGCCGCCCCACTGCGCGCGCGGCAGTCTCCGAACTGCGCACCATGGGCCTGGTGGAGAGCCGTCATGGACGAGGGAGTTTCGTGCGCCCGCAGAGTGCACCCACCTCAGCCCTTGCAAGGACCATCACTCGTTCCGGGAAGCGCTACGGAGTGCCGGAGCTGGAGGCCAAGGAGCAGCCGTGCGTCACGCGCGTGCATGTCCTTGGTACCCATGCCGAACTCTTGCAGCGACGTGAGGAAGACGCGGACGACGCCTTCAGCGCTGATCACCTGATGACCAATCCGGACACCGGCGCACGCATCTCACACCGAGTGATCATCCCCCTTGACGTTGCCTCAGAAGCCCCCGCCCTGGCCGAAAGGCCAGACGCCCCCGTGGCCGACCTCTACGCGCACCTTGCCGAGGCCGGTCACGCCCTCACGTGGCAGGAGTTCGTGACCGCGCGGACGCCGCTGCCGGACGAGCGCGAAGTGCTCGGCCTCACGGATGCAAGCCCCATCCTCATTACCTACCGCGTCACCTACGGCACCGATGACCGGCCGCTGCTCTGCGAGGAGCTGCACACCGCCGCCGCACGGTCCCGACTCGTCTACCGGATCACCCCCGAGAAGACACCCGCCAAGCGCCCCCGCCCGGCCAAGAGCTGA
- a CDS encoding FtsK/SpoIIIE domain-containing protein produces MVWSLVVWLASAALILGVLTQRWWEPWLLKNGFNWRSLPLRWYLVGFPATALRMRWRWKQVCQINDLSITRKPTRAVVGDLAVRGTALKPVAPRLGLPRVTRTGLVVRVRLHPGQTPRPFLMATEALEHAWRVQRVRVTWPRRGELIVTVTAADSLKGKTEAAPLPALPLLAARVGQIEDGGAWELNLRRIPHWLVVGATRSGKSTLLAAWVSRLASQPVALVGIDCKGGMELGLFEPRLSALACTRTEAVGLLGALVTEIESRMATCRAAGVRSVWELPETERLVPVVVLVDEIAELYLSDGSRVSRDEAAQCSTMLLRLAQLGAGLGLHLIVAGQRVGAELGPGVTALRAQLSGRIAHRVNDSATAEMALGDLSPDAVAVAQLITEDEKGVAVTTVGGRWMRARSELTTTEQARATAVENAHRTPQMPALVSAVTEGGKAA; encoded by the coding sequence ATGGTGTGGTCGCTGGTGGTGTGGCTGGCCTCGGCCGCGCTGATCCTCGGTGTGCTCACCCAACGGTGGTGGGAGCCGTGGTTGCTGAAGAACGGCTTCAACTGGCGTTCGCTGCCGCTCCGCTGGTACCTGGTCGGGTTCCCGGCCACGGCGCTGCGGATGCGGTGGCGCTGGAAGCAGGTCTGCCAGATCAATGACCTGTCCATCACCCGCAAACCCACACGGGCGGTGGTGGGTGACCTGGCGGTCAGGGGCACCGCGCTCAAGCCTGTGGCGCCGCGCCTGGGGCTGCCTCGGGTCACCCGTACCGGTCTGGTGGTACGCGTCCGCCTGCACCCTGGGCAGACTCCGCGCCCGTTCCTGATGGCGACAGAGGCCCTGGAGCATGCGTGGCGGGTGCAGCGGGTCCGGGTCACCTGGCCTCGACGTGGGGAGCTGATCGTGACTGTCACGGCGGCGGACTCGCTGAAGGGAAAGACTGAGGCGGCGCCCCTGCCCGCGCTTCCACTGCTGGCTGCTCGGGTCGGCCAGATCGAGGACGGCGGCGCCTGGGAGCTGAACCTTCGCCGGATTCCCCACTGGCTAGTGGTTGGCGCAACTCGGTCGGGCAAGTCCACGCTGCTGGCCGCGTGGGTGTCCCGCCTCGCCTCTCAGCCGGTCGCCCTGGTCGGCATCGACTGCAAGGGCGGCATGGAACTGGGACTGTTCGAGCCGCGTTTGTCGGCGCTCGCCTGCACCCGCACCGAAGCTGTGGGGCTGCTGGGCGCCCTGGTGACAGAGATCGAAAGCCGGATGGCTACCTGCCGCGCAGCGGGCGTGCGCTCGGTGTGGGAACTGCCCGAGACAGAGCGGCTTGTGCCGGTCGTGGTCCTGGTGGACGAGATCGCGGAGCTGTACCTGTCGGACGGCTCCCGTGTCTCCCGTGATGAAGCGGCGCAGTGCTCGACCATGCTGCTCCGCCTCGCACAGCTCGGGGCGGGCCTCGGGCTCCACCTGATCGTGGCGGGGCAGCGGGTCGGCGCAGAACTCGGGCCGGGCGTCACGGCGCTGCGGGCGCAGCTCTCGGGCCGGATCGCACATCGCGTGAATGACTCCGCGACGGCGGAAATGGCGTTGGGTGATCTGTCGCCCGATGCCGTCGCGGTGGCCCAGTTGATCACCGAGGACGAGAAGGGCGTGGCCGTGACCACGGTCGGCGGGCGCTGGATGCGTGCTCGCTCGGAACTGACCACGACGGAACAGGCGCGCGCTACCGCTGTCGAGAACGCGCACCGGACACCGCAGATGCCTGCACTCGTATCGGCTGTAACGGAAGGAGGGAAAGCGGCATGA
- a CDS encoding replication initiator, translating into MVRLVADPGFNRWLEQIRNVGGCAHPIYLSGHTTVRDGVSGEVLRHFDTAGEPGGRLAVRCRNRRETRCGPCSRLHAGDTFQLVRSGLSGGKGTPAVVRDHPRLFVTLTAPSFGQVHHLTEDGKPCLPRRDGGNCEHGRSVGCRLVHTTGDPLLGQPLCPDCYDYAGHVLWHAHSGALWNRFCDRVRRTLATSVGIAQSRLRHHVRLSFAKVAEYQQRAAVHFHAVVRLDGPTGPEEAPPEWATVARLKTALHEAAGTATVTAPYSPAVGEQTVRWGAELDVAPIRSFGDDAPVTDDRVAAYVAKYVGKSVSEAGGSDRRLNSAAEIPYAGATVHIRALMGMCWRLGGLRELESLRLRAWAHTLGYRGHVLTKSRVYSTTYAALRAARADHLRDTSNEGSQDLGDSAVTDSAWRYVGSGHTPAEAEIAAGVAEDQAQLREIAQEIRDRDGRGDD; encoded by the coding sequence ATGGTGCGCCTGGTGGCTGACCCCGGCTTCAACCGCTGGCTCGAACAGATCCGCAACGTGGGCGGCTGCGCTCACCCGATCTACCTCTCCGGTCACACGACTGTCCGGGACGGGGTCTCGGGGGAGGTGCTGCGGCACTTCGACACTGCGGGCGAACCCGGCGGCCGACTGGCCGTGCGGTGCCGCAACCGTCGAGAGACACGTTGCGGGCCGTGCTCGCGACTGCACGCGGGCGATACGTTTCAGCTCGTCCGCTCCGGCCTGAGCGGAGGCAAAGGCACCCCGGCGGTCGTCCGGGATCACCCGCGACTCTTCGTCACCCTCACCGCACCATCGTTCGGGCAGGTACACCACCTCACCGAAGACGGGAAACCGTGCCTGCCTCGCCGTGATGGCGGCAACTGTGAACACGGGCGCTCGGTCGGCTGCCGCCTGGTGCACACAACCGGTGACCCGCTGCTGGGCCAGCCCCTCTGCCCCGACTGCTACGACTACGCAGGACACGTGCTCTGGCACGCGCACTCCGGAGCGCTCTGGAACCGGTTCTGTGACCGCGTCCGGCGCACCCTGGCTACCTCAGTGGGCATCGCTCAGTCTCGCCTGCGCCACCACGTCCGGCTGTCCTTCGCCAAGGTCGCCGAGTACCAGCAGCGGGCGGCGGTCCACTTCCACGCAGTCGTCCGCCTGGACGGCCCGACCGGTCCGGAAGAGGCCCCGCCGGAGTGGGCGACCGTCGCGCGACTGAAGACAGCTCTTCATGAGGCCGCTGGCACTGCGACGGTGACGGCTCCGTACTCCCCGGCAGTCGGAGAACAGACCGTCAGATGGGGCGCTGAGTTGGACGTGGCACCTATCCGATCGTTCGGTGACGACGCACCCGTGACCGATGACAGGGTCGCTGCCTACGTCGCAAAGTACGTCGGCAAGTCCGTGTCTGAAGCGGGCGGATCTGACCGCCGGCTGAACTCCGCTGCTGAAATCCCGTACGCGGGCGCCACGGTCCACATACGGGCGCTCATGGGCATGTGCTGGCGCCTCGGCGGTCTGCGGGAACTGGAGAGCCTGAGGCTGCGGGCATGGGCTCACACGCTCGGCTACCGGGGTCACGTCCTCACCAAGTCCCGGGTGTACTCGACGACTTATGCAGCGCTTCGAGCGGCCCGCGCTGACCACCTGCGGGACACGTCCAATGAGGGCTCGCAAGACCTGGGCGACAGCGCGGTGACGGACTCGGCATGGCGATACGTCGGTTCCGGACACACACCCGCTGAAGCGGAGATAGCTGCGGGCGTAGCAGAGGACCAGGCACAGCTACGAGAGATCGCACAGGAAATACGAGACAGGGATGGGAGGGGGGATGACTAA
- a CDS encoding recombinase family protein, which produces MATSSKWHMHPDLKQALTDGKTLEDWLDGRTPCCSYARITLDRREEIGVARQHANCDAFAAKHNCAIVYRYTDNNITAADPDIERPAFLRLVRDLRARRTGEGITVCGLFVVEEERVVRLPEDYLKLHRALTVDDSGIYGVSDTNTVLDVHSDSEILRGLLTSAMGEKEVKRVKRRVTRNMRDQALEGKPMGRRRFGWKGSDKKLNRPTNTHLDLKESKVLREAIDLALKGKSWATIVRHFENSGLSPTRGGKWSTTPVQYMLTNPALCGYRMLHGELILDRETRGPKVGKWETVCTPEEWHKLIGRCDTWFRLDGGETAYTRYRKKVKTEGKKNYRELAEATRRFLLTNILRCGYIDDEGNLCGAKMKGMGPSGSNKSDRYRCGDPNCCRVSRRADLVDKAIETLVVKVLTDQYSATEPEHKRWHGEESLTKLRTQQQEIKDSYKSGIFSLAEYLEFKDANDAQISKSEEDRKKFYAEQSAQNFLSGFSEEKWRNEYDIRQKRKAIATVLSAVIVHPLPKGRARSGQFDPELLEPIYKTNSTK; this is translated from the coding sequence ATGGCGACGTCGTCCAAGTGGCACATGCATCCCGACCTGAAGCAGGCACTTACCGACGGAAAGACACTTGAGGACTGGCTAGACGGGCGGACTCCGTGTTGTTCCTACGCGCGGATTACCCTGGATCGCCGGGAAGAGATCGGCGTTGCTCGCCAGCACGCTAACTGCGATGCATTCGCGGCCAAGCACAACTGCGCGATTGTCTACCGCTACACCGATAACAACATCACAGCAGCCGACCCGGATATCGAGCGGCCCGCATTCCTCCGACTGGTACGCGACTTGCGGGCGCGACGCACCGGGGAAGGGATTACGGTTTGCGGCCTCTTCGTGGTCGAAGAAGAACGAGTTGTTCGACTTCCCGAGGACTACCTAAAGCTTCATCGCGCCTTGACAGTTGATGATTCCGGGATCTACGGAGTTAGCGATACCAATACTGTTCTGGACGTACACAGCGACTCGGAAATTTTGCGAGGACTCCTGACTTCCGCAATGGGAGAAAAGGAGGTGAAAAGGGTTAAACGCCGGGTAACTCGAAACATGCGTGACCAGGCCCTGGAGGGCAAGCCTATGGGGCGTCGGCGATTCGGTTGGAAGGGCTCTGATAAGAAGCTGAATCGCCCTACGAATACGCACTTGGACCTCAAAGAGTCCAAAGTTCTACGCGAAGCAATTGACCTCGCCCTAAAGGGTAAGAGCTGGGCGACCATTGTGCGCCATTTCGAGAATAGCGGATTGTCCCCGACCCGAGGCGGAAAATGGTCGACAACGCCAGTTCAGTACATGCTCACCAATCCCGCCCTCTGCGGATATCGAATGCTGCACGGAGAACTAATCCTTGACCGGGAAACCCGGGGCCCCAAGGTGGGGAAATGGGAAACCGTCTGCACGCCCGAGGAATGGCACAAGCTCATCGGGCGATGCGATACCTGGTTCAGGTTGGACGGTGGCGAAACCGCATATACTCGCTACCGCAAGAAGGTTAAAACCGAAGGAAAGAAAAACTATCGCGAACTGGCAGAGGCAACCCGCCGATTCCTCCTGACAAACATCCTCCGATGCGGATACATCGATGACGAGGGGAATCTGTGCGGAGCGAAGATGAAGGGAATGGGCCCCAGCGGCTCTAACAAGAGTGACCGGTACCGGTGCGGAGACCCTAATTGCTGTCGCGTCAGCAGGCGCGCCGATCTGGTCGACAAGGCCATCGAAACCCTTGTGGTCAAGGTACTTACAGACCAGTACTCGGCGACCGAACCAGAACACAAACGCTGGCACGGAGAGGAGTCCCTGACCAAACTACGCACTCAACAACAGGAGATTAAAGACAGCTACAAGTCAGGAATCTTCTCCCTAGCAGAGTACCTTGAATTCAAAGACGCCAACGATGCACAGATCTCCAAGTCCGAAGAGGACAGGAAGAAGTTCTACGCCGAGCAGTCAGCGCAGAACTTCCTATCCGGATTCAGCGAGGAGAAATGGCGCAATGAATACGACATTCGACAGAAGCGTAAGGCTATCGCAACGGTCCTGTCTGCTGTGATCGTTCACCCCCTGCCGAAGGGTCGCGCAAGAAGCGGGCAATTTGATCCAGAACTGTTGGAACCCATCTACAAGACCAATTCAACCAAATAG